From a region of the Mycobacterium sp. SMC-8 genome:
- a CDS encoding glutamate decarboxylase, protein MPNVSRHSSLTPAYTGRMSTNPIPALRLPDESMEPELTYRYIHDELMLDGSSRLNLATFVTTWMDPEAGRLMSETFDKNMIDKDEYPVTAAIEQRCVCMVADLFHAENLRDDDPSTAVGVSTIGSSEAVMLAGLAMKWRWRDKFAGANGDGWKGRTPNLVMGSNVQVVWEKFCRYFDVEARYLPMEEGRYVITPEQVVDAVDEDTIGVVAILGTTFTGELEPVGEICAALDKLAGGGGPDVPVHVDAASGGFVVPFLHPDVVWDFRLPRVVSINVSGHKYGLTYPGIGFVVWRNADHLPEDLVFRVNYLGGDMPTFTLNFSRPGNQVVGQYYNFLRLGREGYVTVMRTLSETAQWLAHELAAMTGPDNLAVFEVISDGSAIPVVAFKLVEGTRYTVFDISSLLRGYGWQVPAYTMPDKATDVAVLRIVVREGFSANLARALRDDLVEVLGKLDKVGVGGFADEEHFAH, encoded by the coding sequence ATGCCCAACGTATCCCGTCACTCGTCGCTGACCCCCGCCTACACCGGACGGATGTCCACCAACCCCATCCCGGCGCTTCGCCTGCCCGACGAGTCGATGGAACCCGAGCTGACCTACCGCTACATCCACGACGAGCTCATGCTCGACGGTAGTTCCCGCCTCAACCTCGCGACGTTCGTCACCACCTGGATGGATCCCGAAGCGGGCCGGCTGATGTCGGAGACGTTCGACAAGAACATGATCGACAAGGACGAGTACCCGGTCACCGCCGCGATCGAGCAGCGCTGCGTGTGCATGGTCGCCGACCTGTTCCACGCCGAGAACCTGCGCGACGACGACCCGTCGACGGCGGTCGGGGTGTCGACCATCGGATCCAGCGAGGCGGTGATGTTGGCCGGCCTGGCGATGAAGTGGCGGTGGCGCGACAAGTTCGCCGGCGCGAACGGCGACGGCTGGAAGGGGCGCACCCCGAATCTGGTGATGGGCTCCAACGTGCAGGTGGTGTGGGAGAAGTTCTGCCGCTACTTCGACGTCGAGGCTCGCTATCTGCCGATGGAGGAGGGACGCTACGTGATCACTCCCGAGCAGGTGGTCGACGCCGTCGATGAGGACACCATCGGAGTGGTCGCGATCCTGGGCACCACGTTCACCGGGGAGCTGGAGCCGGTCGGTGAGATCTGCGCGGCGCTGGACAAGCTGGCCGGCGGCGGCGGCCCCGACGTGCCGGTGCACGTGGACGCGGCCAGCGGCGGTTTCGTGGTGCCGTTCCTGCACCCCGACGTGGTGTGGGACTTCCGCCTGCCCAGAGTCGTGTCGATCAATGTCAGCGGCCACAAGTACGGCCTGACGTATCCCGGCATCGGCTTCGTGGTCTGGCGCAACGCCGACCACCTGCCCGAAGACCTGGTGTTCCGGGTCAACTACCTCGGCGGCGACATGCCGACGTTCACGCTGAACTTCTCCCGGCCTGGCAACCAGGTGGTCGGCCAGTACTACAACTTCCTGCGGCTGGGGCGTGAGGGCTACGTCACGGTGATGAGGACGCTGTCCGAGACCGCGCAGTGGCTGGCCCATGAGCTGGCCGCGATGACCGGGCCGGACAACTTAGCGGTCTTCGAGGTGATCTCGGACGGCTCGGCGATTCCGGTGGTGGCGTTCAAGCTGGTGGAAGGCACCCGATACACGGTCTTCGACATCTCGTCGCTGCTCCGCGGTTACGGCTGGCAGGTTCCGGCCTACACGATGCCCGACAAGGCCACCGACGTCGCGGTGCTGCGGATCGTGGTGCGGGAGGGCTTCTCGGCGAACCTGGCCCGGGCGCTGCGCGACGACCTGGTCGAGGTGCTCGGCAAGCTCGACAAGGTGGGCGTCGGCGGCTTCGCCGACGAGGAGCATTTCGCCCACTGA
- the rpsI gene encoding 30S ribosomal protein S9: protein MAAREPVLIDRPIQTVGRRKEAVVRVRLVPGTGQFNLDGRTLENYFPNKVHQQLIKAPLVTVDRVDQFDIYAHLDGGGPSGQAGALRLAIARALILVQPEDRPALKKAGFLTRDPRATERKKYGLKKARKAPQYSKR, encoded by the coding sequence GTGGCCGCCCGCGAGCCCGTGCTGATCGACCGTCCGATCCAGACCGTCGGCCGCCGCAAGGAGGCTGTCGTCCGGGTCCGCCTGGTCCCCGGCACCGGACAGTTCAACCTCGACGGCCGCACCTTGGAGAACTACTTCCCGAACAAGGTGCACCAGCAGCTCATCAAGGCGCCGCTGGTGACGGTCGACCGCGTCGATCAGTTCGACATCTACGCCCACCTCGACGGCGGCGGCCCGTCCGGCCAGGCCGGCGCGCTGCGCCTGGCCATCGCGCGCGCGTTGATCCTGGTCCAGCCCGAGGATCGTCCGGCGCTGAAGAAGGCCGGCTTCCTCACCCGTGACCCGCGTGCCACCGAACGCAAGAAGTACGGACTGAAGAAGGCCCGCAAGGCGCCTCAGTACAGCAAGCGCTGA
- a CDS encoding NAD(P)H-hydrate dehydratase: MRYFYSADAIREAEAPLLAALPEGALMRRAAFGLATAIARELGTVAGKTVCAVVGSGDNGGDALWAATFLRRRGAGAAALLLNPQRAHRKALHAFLRAGGRVVESVMPSTDLVIDGVVGISGSGPLRPEAAEVFDAVTRAGIPVVAVDVPSGVDVHTGVADGPHVRPALTVTFGGLKPVHVLGDCGRVELVDIGLDLPPTDLRAFDAEDVAARWPVPGPTDDKYTQGVTGVMAGSQTYPGAAILCTGAAVAATSGMVRYAGTAAAEVVSHWPEVIATPGYASAGRVQAWAVGPGLGTDETAAAALVFALETDLPVIVDADGLTILSAHPELIEGRSAPTVLTPHAGEFARLAGAPPGADRIADTRRLADRLGVTVLLKGNVTIVAAPGGPVHLNAAGNSWAATAGSGDVLSGVIGALLAAGLAPDEAAAAAAFVHARAADLSARDPGPAAAPTSASRILAHLRTALGSIL, from the coding sequence ATGCGCTACTTCTACAGCGCCGACGCCATCCGTGAGGCCGAAGCGCCGTTGCTCGCCGCGCTGCCCGAAGGCGCGTTGATGCGCAGGGCGGCGTTCGGACTGGCCACCGCGATCGCCCGCGAGCTGGGCACGGTCGCAGGCAAGACGGTGTGCGCGGTGGTCGGTTCCGGAGACAACGGAGGAGACGCCCTGTGGGCGGCGACGTTCCTGCGCCGGCGCGGCGCGGGTGCCGCGGCGCTGTTGCTCAACCCGCAACGGGCGCACCGCAAAGCCCTCCACGCGTTCCTGCGCGCCGGCGGGCGCGTCGTCGAAAGTGTAATGCCCTCAACGGATCTGGTCATCGACGGGGTGGTCGGAATCTCCGGGTCGGGGCCGTTGCGCCCCGAGGCGGCCGAGGTGTTCGACGCCGTCACCCGGGCCGGCATCCCCGTCGTCGCCGTCGACGTGCCCAGCGGTGTCGACGTGCACACCGGTGTCGCCGACGGTCCGCACGTGCGGCCCGCGCTCACGGTCACCTTCGGTGGTCTCAAACCCGTTCACGTACTGGGCGACTGCGGCAGGGTCGAGCTCGTCGACATCGGGCTCGACCTGCCACCGACCGACCTGCGCGCGTTCGACGCCGAGGATGTGGCCGCCCGCTGGCCGGTGCCCGGCCCGACCGACGACAAGTACACCCAGGGCGTCACCGGCGTGATGGCCGGCTCGCAGACCTACCCCGGCGCTGCCATTCTGTGCACGGGTGCCGCCGTCGCCGCCACATCCGGGATGGTCCGCTACGCGGGAACGGCAGCCGCCGAGGTGGTCTCGCACTGGCCTGAGGTCATCGCCACCCCGGGCTACGCGAGCGCGGGCCGGGTTCAGGCGTGGGCCGTGGGCCCAGGCCTCGGCACCGACGAGACCGCCGCCGCCGCACTGGTATTCGCTCTGGAGACCGACCTGCCCGTGATCGTCGACGCCGACGGCCTGACGATCCTGTCCGCTCACCCGGAGCTGATCGAGGGCCGCTCCGCCCCGACCGTGCTCACCCCGCACGCCGGAGAGTTCGCCCGGCTGGCCGGGGCGCCGCCCGGCGCCGACAGGATCGCCGACACCCGCAGGCTCGCCGACCGGCTCGGCGTCACGGTGCTGCTCAAGGGCAACGTCACGATCGTCGCGGCGCCCGGCGGGCCGGTGCACCTCAACGCCGCAGGCAACTCGTGGGCGGCGACCGCCGGCTCGGGGGACGTGCTGTCCGGCGTGATCGGTGCGCTGCTGGCAGCGGGGCTGGCCCCCGACGAGGCGGCGGCCGCCGCGGCATTCGTCCACGCCCGGGCCGCCGACCTGTCCGCCCGTGACCCCGGGCCGGCGGCCGCCCCGACATCGGCGTCACGCATCCTGGCGCATCTGCGGACGGCGTTGGGCTCGATCCTCTAA
- the glmS gene encoding glutamine--fructose-6-phosphate transaminase (isomerizing) yields MCGIVGYVGQRPACDIVVDALRRMEYRGYDSAGVALLDGKGGLTVRRKAGRLANLEAALTESGADHLVGATGLGHTRWATHGRPTDRNAHPHRDASGKVAVVHNGIIENFAPLRAELEAAGVEFASDTDTEVAVHLLAREYVHGETAGDFPASVLAVLRRLEGHFTLVFAHADDPGTIVAARRSTPLVLGVGDGEMFVGSDVAAFIEHTRDAVELGQDQAVVVTADGYRITDFHGADTQDYREFHIDWDTSAAEKGGYEYFMLKEIAEQPAAVSDTLLGHFADNRIVLDEQRLSDQELRDVDKVFVVACGTAYHSGLLAKYAIEHWTRLPVEVELASEFRYRDPVLDSHTLVVAISQSGETADTLEAVRHAKEQKAKVLAICNTNGSQIPRECDAVLYTRAGPEIGVASTKTFLAQITANYLVGLALAQARGTKYPDEVAREYHDLEAMPELISRVLDTAEPVVQLAKQFAASQTVLFLGRHVGYPVALEGALKLKELAYMHAEGFAAGELKHGPIALIEDDLPVIVVMPSPKNAATLHSKLLSNIREIQARGAVTIVIAEEGDEAVQPYADHLIEIPAVSTLFQPLLSTIPMQLFSAGVAQARGYDVDKPRNLAKSVTVE; encoded by the coding sequence ATGTGCGGAATCGTCGGCTATGTCGGGCAGCGCCCTGCCTGCGACATCGTCGTCGACGCGCTACGCCGCATGGAGTACCGGGGCTACGACTCCGCCGGCGTCGCGCTGCTCGACGGAAAGGGCGGACTCACCGTGCGCCGAAAGGCGGGCCGGCTGGCCAATCTGGAGGCCGCCCTCACCGAGAGCGGAGCCGACCACCTGGTCGGCGCGACCGGGCTCGGTCACACGCGGTGGGCCACCCACGGCAGGCCCACCGACCGCAACGCCCACCCGCACCGCGACGCGTCCGGCAAGGTCGCCGTCGTCCACAACGGCATCATCGAGAACTTCGCGCCGCTGCGCGCCGAGCTCGAAGCCGCCGGCGTCGAGTTCGCCAGCGACACCGACACCGAGGTCGCCGTCCACCTGCTCGCCCGCGAGTATGTGCACGGTGAGACGGCCGGAGACTTCCCCGCGTCAGTGCTGGCGGTGCTGCGCCGCCTGGAAGGCCATTTCACGCTGGTGTTCGCCCACGCCGACGATCCCGGCACCATCGTGGCCGCGCGTCGCTCGACACCGCTGGTGCTCGGCGTCGGCGACGGCGAGATGTTCGTCGGCTCGGACGTCGCGGCGTTCATCGAGCACACCCGAGACGCGGTGGAGCTGGGTCAGGACCAGGCCGTCGTCGTCACCGCGGACGGCTACCGGATCACCGACTTCCACGGGGCCGACACCCAGGACTACCGCGAGTTCCACATCGACTGGGACACCTCGGCCGCCGAGAAGGGCGGCTACGAGTACTTCATGCTCAAGGAGATCGCCGAGCAGCCCGCCGCGGTCTCCGACACGCTGCTCGGCCACTTCGCCGACAACCGGATCGTGCTCGACGAGCAGCGACTCTCCGACCAGGAGCTGCGCGACGTCGACAAGGTCTTCGTGGTGGCCTGCGGCACCGCCTACCACTCCGGGTTGTTGGCCAAGTACGCGATCGAGCACTGGACCCGGCTCCCGGTGGAGGTCGAGCTGGCCAGCGAGTTCCGGTACCGCGACCCGGTTCTGGACAGCCACACCCTCGTCGTCGCGATCTCGCAGTCGGGCGAGACCGCCGACACCCTGGAGGCGGTCCGGCACGCCAAGGAGCAGAAGGCCAAGGTGCTGGCCATCTGCAACACCAACGGCAGCCAGATTCCCCGCGAGTGCGACGCGGTGCTCTACACCCGCGCCGGGCCGGAGATCGGGGTGGCGTCGACCAAGACGTTCCTGGCCCAGATCACCGCGAATTACCTTGTCGGACTTGCGCTTGCGCAGGCCCGTGGCACCAAGTACCCCGACGAGGTGGCGCGCGAGTACCACGATCTGGAGGCCATGCCCGAGCTGATCTCGCGGGTGCTGGACACCGCCGAACCGGTGGTGCAACTGGCCAAGCAGTTCGCCGCCTCGCAGACGGTGCTGTTCCTGGGCCGCCACGTGGGCTATCCGGTGGCGCTCGAGGGCGCGCTCAAGCTCAAGGAACTGGCGTACATGCACGCCGAGGGCTTCGCCGCCGGTGAACTCAAACACGGTCCGATCGCGCTGATCGAGGACGATCTGCCGGTCATCGTCGTGATGCCGTCGCCGAAGAACGCGGCCACGCTGCACTCCAAGCTGCTGTCGAACATCCGCGAGATCCAGGCCCGCGGCGCCGTCACCATCGTGATCGCCGAGGAGGGCGACGAGGCGGTGCAACCCTACGCGGATCACCTGATCGAGATTCCGGCGGTGTCAACGCTTTTCCAGCCTCTGTTGTCGACCATCCCGATGCAGCTGTTCTCGGCCGGGGTGGCCCAGGCCCGCGGTTACGACGTGGACAAGCCGCGAAACCTGGCGAAGTCGGTCACCGTCGAGTAG
- a CDS encoding dienelactone hydrolase family protein: MASTKKLFAALTRRGPHRVLRGDLAFAGPPGVVYTPAEGKNLPGVAFAHDWITSADRYHGTLEHLASWGIVAAAPNTETRLAPSVLNLAYDLGTTLDIITGVRLGPGEISVHPNKLGVVGHGFGASAAVFAAAGLPVKPQGVVAAYPTVSSPPAEAPAAGLTVPGLILTDPGDPMTLRSNAVEMARAWKSATLRATSNTKSGGLVEGRRLATVVGLPGANRGTQKIVRALMTGFLLHTLAGDKTYRDFADAHAELPKATVMDPFADDPVDLENKVVALLKP; encoded by the coding sequence GTGGCCAGCACGAAGAAGCTCTTTGCCGCGTTGACTCGCCGTGGACCGCACCGGGTTTTGCGCGGTGACCTGGCCTTTGCCGGCCCACCGGGCGTCGTGTACACCCCGGCGGAGGGCAAGAATCTGCCCGGCGTGGCGTTCGCCCACGATTGGATCACATCGGCCGACCGCTACCACGGAACCTTGGAGCACCTGGCTTCCTGGGGAATCGTGGCCGCGGCCCCCAACACCGAGACCCGCCTGGCGCCGTCGGTGCTCAATCTCGCCTACGACCTCGGCACGACGCTCGACATCATCACCGGCGTGCGCCTCGGTCCGGGTGAGATCAGCGTGCACCCGAACAAGCTGGGCGTCGTCGGGCACGGGTTCGGGGCGTCGGCGGCGGTGTTCGCGGCGGCGGGTCTTCCGGTCAAGCCGCAGGGAGTGGTCGCGGCGTATCCGACGGTGTCCAGCCCTCCGGCCGAAGCGCCGGCCGCGGGGTTGACGGTTCCCGGCCTGATCCTGACCGATCCCGGCGACCCGATGACGCTGCGGTCCAACGCGGTGGAGATGGCCAGGGCGTGGAAGAGCGCGACGCTGCGAGCCACCTCCAACACCAAGTCCGGCGGTCTGGTCGAGGGCCGGCGACTGGCCACCGTGGTGGGACTACCGGGCGCCAACCGGGGCACACAGAAGATCGTGCGTGCGCTGATGACCGGTTTCCTGCTGCACACGCTGGCCGGCGACAAGACCTACCGCGATTTCGCCGACGCGCACGCCGAGCTGCCGAAGGCAACGGTGATGGATCCGTTCGCCGACGACCCGGTCGACTTGGAGAACAAGGTCGTCGCCCTCCTCAAACCCTGA
- a CDS encoding acyl-CoA dehydrogenase family protein, with product MAVERLLPTDEARELIDLARQIADKVLDPIVDQHEKDETYPEGVFATLGEAGLLSLPYPEQWGGGGQPYEVYLQVLEELAARWAAVAVAVSVHSLSCHPLMSFGTDEQRQRWLPEMLGGSTIGAYSLSEPQAGSDAAALACKAVAADGGYRINGAKAWITHGGIADFYNLFARTGEGPQGISCFLVPRDTEGLTFGRPEEKMGLHAVPTTAAHYDNAFIDAQRRIGAEGQGLQIAFSALDSGRLGIAAVAVGLAQAALDEAVDYSQQRTTFGRKIIDHQGLAFLLADMAAAVDAARATYLDAARRRDAGLPYSRHASVAKLTATDAAMKVTTDAVQVLGGAGYTRDYRVERFMREAKITQIFEGTNQIQRLVISRHLARG from the coding sequence ATGGCTGTCGAGCGTCTCCTGCCCACCGACGAAGCGCGAGAGCTCATCGACCTCGCCCGGCAGATCGCCGACAAGGTGCTCGACCCGATCGTCGATCAGCACGAGAAAGACGAGACCTACCCCGAAGGGGTGTTCGCGACGCTGGGTGAAGCGGGGCTACTGAGCTTGCCCTACCCCGAACAGTGGGGCGGTGGCGGCCAGCCCTACGAGGTGTATCTGCAGGTGCTCGAAGAGCTCGCCGCCAGATGGGCGGCGGTGGCCGTCGCGGTCAGCGTGCACAGTCTTTCCTGCCACCCGCTGATGAGCTTCGGCACCGACGAGCAGCGTCAGCGCTGGCTTCCCGAGATGCTGGGCGGATCGACGATCGGCGCCTACAGCCTGTCCGAACCGCAGGCCGGATCCGATGCCGCCGCGCTGGCCTGCAAGGCCGTCGCCGCCGACGGCGGTTACCGCATCAACGGCGCGAAGGCGTGGATCACCCACGGCGGTATCGCCGACTTCTACAATCTGTTCGCCCGCACCGGCGAAGGCCCGCAAGGCATCTCGTGCTTTCTGGTTCCCAGGGACACCGAAGGGCTGACCTTCGGGAGACCGGAGGAGAAGATGGGGTTGCACGCGGTGCCGACAACCGCCGCGCACTACGACAACGCGTTCATCGACGCACAGCGCCGTATCGGGGCCGAGGGCCAGGGTCTGCAGATCGCTTTCAGCGCGCTGGATTCCGGGCGGCTCGGCATCGCCGCGGTCGCGGTCGGGCTGGCCCAGGCCGCGCTCGACGAAGCGGTTGACTACAGCCAGCAGCGAACGACATTCGGCCGCAAGATCATCGATCATCAGGGTTTGGCGTTCCTGCTGGCCGACATGGCCGCCGCGGTCGATGCCGCACGGGCCACCTACTTGGACGCCGCGCGGCGTCGCGACGCGGGGCTGCCGTACTCACGGCACGCGTCGGTCGCCAAGCTCACCGCCACCGACGCGGCGATGAAGGTGACCACCGACGCCGTCCAGGTGCTCGGCGGCGCCGGCTACACCCGTGACTACCGGGTGGAGCGGTTCATGCGCGAAGCGAAGATCACGCAGATCTTCGAGGGCACCAACCAGATTCAGCGGTTGGTGATCAGTCGCCACCTGGCGCGCGGCTGA
- a CDS encoding ESX-1 secretion-associated protein, translated as MGTSGAARVDTAAVRAIAREYETAASILDSTVRHHLSGLAFDGATAGRAHVAHGDALRDKLSDVVTTLREWSRAAQEIAAALRASADRYQAADLRAAERLG; from the coding sequence ATGGGAACTTCAGGCGCGGCCCGTGTCGACACGGCGGCGGTGCGTGCGATCGCGCGCGAATACGAGACGGCGGCGTCGATCCTCGACTCAACGGTGCGCCACCACCTGAGCGGTCTTGCGTTCGACGGAGCGACGGCGGGTCGCGCTCACGTCGCCCACGGTGATGCGTTGCGCGACAAGCTGTCCGACGTCGTGACCACGCTACGCGAGTGGTCGCGAGCAGCGCAGGAGATCGCCGCGGCACTGCGTGCGTCAGCGGACCGCTACCAGGCCGCCGACCTGCGGGCCGCCGAGCGGTTGGGCTAG
- a CDS encoding STAS domain-containing protein: MTSSGQTYRGRFTVTPRRDGDLLVLHVAGDLDVLTAPTLVTHLDVALADSPAVLIVDITDVGFLSSAGISVLVETHRLTERANISLRVVAEGPATSRPLHLMRIDTVIDLYPTVEDALRGRQR, encoded by the coding sequence ATGACTTCATCTGGTCAGACGTACAGGGGCAGGTTCACTGTCACACCGCGCCGCGACGGCGACCTGCTGGTGTTGCACGTGGCGGGCGATCTCGACGTCCTCACCGCACCCACCTTGGTCACGCATCTGGACGTGGCACTGGCGGACTCGCCGGCGGTCCTGATCGTCGACATCACCGACGTCGGGTTTCTGTCGTCGGCCGGCATCAGCGTGCTTGTCGAGACCCACCGGCTCACCGAACGCGCGAACATCTCCCTGCGCGTCGTCGCCGAGGGGCCCGCGACCAGCCGTCCCCTGCACTTGATGCGGATCGACACGGTCATCGACCTGTACCCGACGGTCGAAGACGCGCTGCGCGGCCGGCAGCGCTGA
- a CDS encoding TetR/AcrR family transcriptional regulator, translating to MGSVTRPAFATPRRTELFDALTALFLAEGFAHLTLDEIAARLRCSKSTLYTLAGSKEQLVQAATVHFFRTATESVEATVVAVAGARDRIAAYLSAVGAALDPASDQFMSDLDAFPPARTIYEKNTRIAARRVQELIADGVAAGEFRDVHAAFAADLVATVMVRIQQRVVRDNTGLDDADAYRELAAILTGGIQA from the coding sequence ATCGGCTCGGTGACCAGGCCCGCGTTCGCCACCCCGCGCCGCACCGAGTTGTTCGACGCGCTCACTGCGCTGTTTCTGGCCGAGGGCTTCGCGCATCTGACGCTGGACGAGATCGCCGCGCGCCTGCGGTGCTCGAAGTCCACGCTGTACACGCTGGCCGGCAGCAAGGAACAGCTCGTCCAGGCGGCCACGGTGCATTTCTTCCGGACGGCGACCGAATCGGTCGAAGCCACGGTGGTCGCCGTCGCCGGGGCCCGGGATCGCATCGCGGCCTATCTGAGCGCGGTGGGCGCAGCCCTCGACCCGGCATCAGATCAGTTCATGTCGGATCTGGATGCGTTCCCGCCCGCCCGCACCATCTACGAGAAGAACACTCGCATCGCCGCGCGCCGGGTCCAGGAGTTGATCGCCGACGGTGTCGCCGCCGGGGAGTTCCGGGACGTCCATGCGGCGTTCGCGGCCGATCTGGTGGCCACGGTGATGGTGCGCATCCAGCAGCGCGTGGTGCGGGACAACACTGGACTCGACGACGCCGACGCCTACCGTGAGCTTGCCGCCATTCTGACCGGCGGCATCCAGGCGTGA
- a CDS encoding LLM class F420-dependent oxidoreductase produces MRTGIFLSYAGGFLEAVDEVVECEKIGVDIALVAEAYSYDAVSQLGFLAARTSRIELGTGVVPIYTRTPALMAMTAAGIDYVSDGRFRLGLGTSGPQVVEGFHGVPFDAPLGRTREVVEICRQVWRRERLSYDGKHYQLPLPADRGTGLGKPLKLINHPVRERIPITIAALGPKNVELTAEIAEGWQPVFFYPEKADEVWGDALRAGAARRDQKLGPLDVMVSASLAIGDDVDDRLAWAKPQLALYIGGMGARGKNFYHNLATRYGFGEVADHIQDLYLAGKKAEAIDAVPDELVRQVSLVGPAGFVKERLAAYAEAGVTTMLVHPLSGDRRETMKFVEELQNLLP; encoded by the coding sequence ATGCGGACCGGGATCTTCCTCAGCTATGCCGGCGGGTTTCTTGAAGCCGTCGACGAGGTCGTCGAATGCGAGAAGATCGGGGTCGACATCGCGCTGGTGGCCGAGGCGTACTCCTATGACGCGGTCAGCCAGCTGGGCTTCCTGGCCGCCAGGACCTCGCGGATCGAGCTCGGCACCGGCGTCGTGCCGATCTACACCCGTACCCCCGCGCTGATGGCGATGACGGCCGCGGGCATCGACTACGTCTCCGACGGCCGGTTCCGGCTCGGTCTCGGCACGTCGGGCCCGCAGGTGGTCGAGGGCTTCCACGGGGTGCCGTTCGACGCACCGCTGGGCCGCACCCGCGAGGTCGTCGAGATCTGCCGACAGGTGTGGCGGCGCGAGCGGCTGAGTTATGACGGCAAGCACTACCAGCTGCCACTGCCGGCAGACCGCGGCACCGGCCTCGGCAAACCGCTGAAGCTGATCAATCACCCTGTGCGCGAACGCATCCCGATCACCATCGCCGCCCTCGGGCCGAAGAACGTGGAGCTGACCGCCGAGATCGCCGAGGGCTGGCAGCCGGTGTTCTTCTACCCGGAGAAGGCCGACGAGGTGTGGGGCGACGCGCTGCGCGCGGGCGCGGCCCGCCGTGACCAAAAGCTGGGTCCGCTGGATGTGATGGTCAGCGCCAGCCTGGCGATCGGCGACGATGTCGATGACCGATTGGCTTGGGCCAAGCCACAATTGGCGCTCTATATCGGCGGCATGGGCGCCCGGGGTAAGAACTTCTATCACAACCTCGCGACCCGGTACGGCTTCGGCGAGGTAGCCGACCACATCCAGGACCTCTACCTGGCGGGCAAGAAGGCCGAGGCCATCGACGCGGTGCCCGACGAGCTGGTGCGCCAGGTGTCGCTGGTCGGCCCGGCCGGGTTCGTCAAGGAGCGGCTGGCCGCCTACGCCGAAGCCGGTGTCACGACGATGCTGGTCCACCCGCTCTCCGGCGACCGGCGCGAGACCATGAAGTTCGTCGAGGAACTGCAGAACCTGCTGCCCTGA
- the glmM gene encoding phosphoglucosamine mutase encodes MARLFGTDGVRGVANQDLTAELAMALGAAAARRLGRSGETRRRVAVVGRDPRASGEMLEAAVIAGIASEGVDTLRVGVLPTPAVAYLTSAYDADFGVMISASHNPMPDNGIKIFGPGGHKLDDATEDRIEELVRQGPGARPTGAGVGRVVDADDALERYLRHVGKAATTRLDALTVVVDCAHGAASDAAPRAYRAAGANVIPIHAEPDGLNINDGCGSTHMQALRSAVVSYGADLGLAHDGDADRCLAVDAHGRVIDGDAIMVVLALAMQETGELTSDTLVATVMSNMGLHLAMRSAGIEVRTTGVGDRYVLEELRAGRFALGGEQSGHIVLPSFGTTGDGIVTGLRLMARMAQTGRGLADLAEPMQTLPQVLINVAVADKATVADAPSVRDAVASVEAELGDTGRILLRPSGTEQVVRVMVEAADEDTARQMAARVAESVSAQS; translated from the coding sequence ATGGCTCGACTGTTCGGCACTGATGGGGTGCGCGGCGTCGCCAACCAGGACCTGACCGCCGAGCTGGCGATGGCACTGGGGGCGGCGGCGGCGCGGCGACTCGGCAGATCCGGTGAGACCCGCAGGCGAGTCGCTGTCGTCGGACGTGACCCGCGGGCCAGCGGTGAGATGCTGGAAGCGGCCGTCATCGCCGGGATCGCCAGCGAAGGTGTGGACACCCTGCGGGTCGGGGTGTTGCCGACACCGGCGGTCGCGTACCTGACCAGCGCCTACGACGCCGACTTCGGGGTCATGATCTCGGCGTCGCACAACCCCATGCCCGACAACGGCATCAAGATTTTCGGTCCCGGCGGCCACAAACTCGACGACGCCACCGAAGACCGCATCGAGGAGCTGGTGCGGCAGGGCCCCGGCGCGCGCCCGACCGGCGCGGGCGTCGGCCGGGTCGTCGATGCCGACGACGCCCTGGAGCGCTACCTGCGCCACGTCGGCAAGGCGGCGACCACGCGGCTCGACGCGCTGACCGTGGTCGTCGACTGCGCCCACGGAGCCGCCTCGGATGCGGCCCCCCGCGCCTACCGCGCCGCGGGCGCCAACGTCATCCCGATCCACGCCGAACCGGACGGCCTGAACATCAACGACGGCTGCGGATCAACCCATATGCAGGCACTGCGCTCGGCGGTGGTCTCCTACGGCGCCGACCTCGGCCTGGCCCATGACGGCGACGCCGACCGGTGCCTGGCCGTCGACGCGCACGGACGCGTCATCGACGGTGACGCGATCATGGTGGTGCTCGCCCTGGCGATGCAGGAAACCGGCGAGCTGACCTCCGACACCCTCGTCGCGACCGTGATGAGCAACATGGGGCTGCACCTGGCGATGCGGTCGGCCGGCATCGAGGTGCGCACCACCGGCGTCGGCGATCGCTACGTGCTGGAGGAACTGCGCGCGGGTAGATTCGCCCTCGGCGGCGAACAGTCCGGGCACATCGTGCTGCCGAGCTTCGGGACCACCGGAGACGGCATCGTGACGGGTCTGCGTCTGATGGCCAGGATGGCTCAGACCGGCCGCGGCCTCGCCGACCTCGCCGAACCGATGCAGACGTTGCCGCAGGTGCTCATCAACGTCGCGGTCGCCGACAAGGCGACCGTCGCCGACGCGCCGTCGGTGCGCGACGCGGTCGCCAGCGTCGAGGCCGAGCTCGGGGACACCGGCCGAATCCTGTTGCGTCCCTCCGGAACCGAACAGGTGGTCCGCGTCATGGTGGAGGCCGCCGACGAGGACACCGCTCGACAGATGGCGGCGCGGGTGGCGGAGTCGGTCAGCGCGCAGAGCTGA